In Gigantopelta aegis isolate Gae_Host chromosome 6, Gae_host_genome, whole genome shotgun sequence, the following are encoded in one genomic region:
- the LOC121375523 gene encoding heparan sulfate glucosamine 3-O-sulfotransferase 5-like has protein sequence MTNNRDLKTDISIDAKQQNAGAETIPLQHGNHDAALNASNVVTAMRKSRRVWIAGLPLCLFFYIVFYCNSAILDSLSINTSPLDSVIVAGGGGFRKLLEEKARLAEKRHSNGTQRRLPQCIIIGVRKCGTRALLEFLNLHPRIQAADQEIHFFDNNTKYHLGLDWYMNSMPSSRPDQVTLEKTPKYFVSHVAPSRIWRMNNSVKLVVLLRHPTTRVISDYTQIYYNKLGKNETLEEFEKLVLDPYTGEINTHYKAVQVSVYHQHLSRWFNIFSKDQVHIVDGDNLVTDPVSEIKKVEKFLGLDHRITYDSVYFNQTRGFYCYRVNRTMERCLGASKGRKHPDIDPVVVKKLNKFFKPHNERLFRMISRQFSWS, from the coding sequence ATGACCAATAACCGTGACCTCAAAACAGATATTTCTATCGATGCTAAACAGCAGAACGCTGGTGCGGAAACCATTCCCTTGCAACATGGTAACCATGACGCAGCACTGAATGCCTCCAATGTGGTGACAGCGATGAGGAAATCTCGGCGGGTGTGGATCGCAGGCCTGCCCCTCTGTCTCTTCTTCTACATCGTCTTCTACTGCAACAGCGCCATCTTAGACTCCCTCAGCATCAACACGTCTCCTCTGGACAGTGTCATCGTCGCTGGAGGTGGCGGTTTCAGGAAGCTGTTGGAGGAAAAAGCACGACTGGCAGAGAAGCGTCACTCAAACGGGACGCAACGCCGACTCCCACAATGCATCATAATCGGAGTGAGAAAATGTGGGACGCGAGCACTCCTGGAGTTTTTGAATCTCCATCCTCGAATTCAAGCTGCAGATCAGGAAATTCATTTCTTTGACAACAATACAAAATACCACCTCGGGCTGGACTGGTACATGAACAGCATGCCTTCCTCCAGGCCAGATCAAGTGACACTGGAGAAGACTCCGAAATATTTTGTGTCGCATGTGGCGCCATCTAGAATATGGCGGATGAACAACTCTGTTAAGCTTGTGGTGTTGCTAAGACATCCAACAACTAGGGTGATTTCTGACTACACGCAAATCTACTACAACAAGTTGGGAAAGAACGAAACATTGGAAGAGTTTGAGAAACTCGTTCTCGACCCATACACAGGGGAGATAAACACGCATTATAAAGCCGTGCAAGTCAGTGTTTATCACCAGCATCTTTCTCGCTGGTTCAACATCTTCTCTAAAGATCAGGTGCATATTGTTGATGGCGATAATCTCGTTACCGATCCAGTTTCCGAAATCAAGAAAGTTGAAAAGTTTCTCGGCTTGGACCACAGAATCACGTATGATAGTGTGTATTTCAACCAGACTCGGGGGTTCTACTGTTATAGGGTGAACCGAACAATGGAGCGGTGTCTGGGTGCAAGTAAGGGTCGGAAACATCCAGATATAGATCCGGTTGTTgtgaaaaaactaaacaaattttttaaaccaCATAACGAACGTCTGTTCAGAATGATCAGCAGACAATTTTCCTGGAGTTga